The Streptomyces sp. NBC_01353 genome contains a region encoding:
- the lysA gene encoding diaminopimelate decarboxylase, with protein sequence MTVAEQPAPPATALVGLFPDGSHLDEHGELIVGGCRVTDLADRFGTPAVVVDENALRRRARRYVSAMAEHWPNSQVVFASKSFPCTAVVRTLVEEGLGVDVAGGGELVTALAAGVDPARLVVHGNAKTEEELAMAVAGGAGTIVVDNFDDIDRLERVVGDRRQRVLLRVIPEVSADTHEAMVTGQRGSKFGLSVPDAVLAAARLRASDRLLLEGLHVHVGSQLLDTEPFRKAVEALAGIGELGEHAVYDLGGGLGVRYTYDDRPPTVEEYVRTLTDAARKHLPSTARLIIEPGRSLVAEAAMTLYRVVTVKPGARTLVAVDGGMADNLEPMLYGQRFEATVASRVGGGGRCDLVGRHCESGDTLIRDIRLRDPRVDDVIAVPVTGAYCSSLANNYNGARRPPVVFCRDGEAREVVRRETYDDLLRRDIGVDGCDG encoded by the coding sequence ATGACCGTCGCCGAGCAGCCGGCCCCGCCCGCCACCGCACTTGTCGGACTCTTCCCCGACGGCTCTCACCTGGATGAACATGGTGAGCTCATCGTCGGCGGGTGCCGCGTGACCGACCTGGCCGACCGCTTCGGGACCCCTGCGGTCGTGGTCGACGAGAACGCACTTCGCCGCCGGGCCCGGCGGTACGTCAGCGCCATGGCGGAGCATTGGCCGAACAGCCAAGTGGTCTTCGCGTCGAAGTCGTTCCCCTGCACCGCGGTGGTCCGCACCCTGGTCGAGGAAGGCCTGGGGGTGGACGTGGCCGGAGGCGGCGAACTCGTCACCGCCCTCGCCGCGGGTGTCGACCCGGCGCGGCTCGTCGTCCACGGGAACGCCAAGACCGAGGAGGAGCTGGCGATGGCGGTGGCCGGCGGCGCCGGCACGATCGTTGTGGACAACTTCGACGACATCGACCGCCTTGAGCGTGTGGTGGGTGACCGGCGGCAGCGGGTGCTGCTCCGGGTCATCCCGGAAGTGTCCGCCGACACCCATGAGGCGATGGTCACCGGGCAGCGGGGCTCGAAGTTCGGGCTGTCCGTCCCGGACGCCGTCCTGGCCGCGGCGCGACTCCGAGCAAGTGACCGTCTGTTGCTGGAGGGGCTGCACGTGCATGTCGGCTCGCAGCTGCTCGACACCGAGCCGTTCCGGAAGGCGGTCGAGGCTCTGGCCGGCATCGGGGAGCTGGGCGAACACGCCGTCTACGACCTCGGCGGAGGACTCGGCGTTCGCTACACCTACGACGACCGCCCGCCGACCGTCGAGGAGTACGTACGGACCCTGACGGACGCGGCCCGCAAGCACCTTCCGTCGACGGCCCGCCTGATCATCGAGCCCGGCCGTTCACTCGTGGCCGAGGCGGCCATGACCCTCTACCGCGTGGTCACGGTCAAGCCCGGAGCGCGCACCCTGGTGGCTGTGGACGGCGGAATGGCCGACAACCTGGAGCCGATGCTGTACGGCCAGCGGTTCGAGGCGACCGTCGCCTCCCGCGTCGGCGGCGGCGGGCGATGCGATCTCGTCGGACGTCACTGCGAGTCGGGGGACACACTGATCCGTGACATACGCCTGCGGGACCCACGGGTCGACGACGTCATCGCGGTGCCGGTGACCGGCGCGTACTGCTCCTCGCTCGCCAACAACTACAACGGCGCCAGGCGACCGCCCGTCGTGTTCTGCCGCGACGGGGAAGCCCGTGAAGTGGTCCGCAGGGAGACCTACGACGATCTGCTGCGGCGCGACATCGGCGTTGACGGTTGCGACGGGTGA
- a CDS encoding SpoIIE family protein phosphatase, producing the protein MTEAGIDHAAVFQALPAMVALLTPELVYVDVNEEFVRMSGRTREQLIGRYLFDVFPDNPGDPAATGARNLQASLQRVLATRERDTMALQRYDVESFERPGEWEERYWSPVNAPVLGPDGQVMLLLHRVEEVTELIKARGARGSRTRALEAELYTRARELQQVNERLREAHAREREIALALQDAMLPAPGPFGHHRAAVRYRPAIGTLNVCGDWYDLVDLPGDRIGVAVGDVVGHGLQAACVMGLLRSALSAASHVADGPAQALEVLGLYARSVEGAENATAVKTFIDWDTHTITYSSAGHPPPALLRTDGAVEFLDQATDPPLGARPDHVPRPQATSTFTEGDTLVLYTDGLIERRREDIDVGLTRLADSLTHHRGAEPEPLADALLLDLLPAVGATDDTALVIVRL; encoded by the coding sequence ATGACGGAGGCGGGAATCGACCACGCGGCGGTGTTCCAGGCACTGCCCGCCATGGTCGCGCTACTGACTCCCGAGCTGGTGTACGTGGACGTGAACGAGGAGTTCGTTCGGATGTCGGGCCGGACGCGCGAGCAGCTGATCGGCCGGTATCTGTTCGACGTCTTCCCCGACAACCCCGGCGACCCCGCCGCCACCGGCGCGCGGAACCTGCAGGCGTCACTCCAACGGGTGCTGGCCACCCGCGAACGGGACACGATGGCGCTGCAGCGTTACGACGTGGAGTCCTTCGAACGGCCAGGCGAGTGGGAAGAGCGGTACTGGAGCCCCGTCAACGCACCGGTGCTCGGGCCGGACGGCCAAGTAATGCTGCTGCTGCACCGTGTCGAGGAGGTCACCGAGCTCATCAAGGCCCGTGGCGCGCGAGGCAGCCGCACTCGGGCGCTGGAGGCCGAGCTGTACACGAGGGCCAGGGAACTGCAGCAGGTCAACGAACGGCTCCGTGAGGCCCACGCCCGGGAACGCGAAATCGCCCTCGCCCTGCAGGACGCGATGCTGCCCGCCCCCGGCCCCTTCGGCCACCACCGGGCCGCCGTGCGCTACCGGCCCGCCATCGGAACGCTCAACGTCTGCGGCGACTGGTACGACCTCGTCGATCTGCCCGGCGACCGCATCGGCGTCGCCGTCGGCGACGTCGTCGGCCACGGCCTCCAGGCCGCATGCGTCATGGGCCTGCTCCGCAGCGCGCTCAGCGCCGCCTCCCACGTCGCCGACGGCCCCGCCCAAGCGCTGGAAGTCCTCGGCCTGTACGCGCGCTCCGTCGAAGGAGCCGAGAACGCCACCGCCGTCAAGACCTTCATCGACTGGGACACCCACACCATCACGTACAGCAGCGCCGGTCACCCCCCACCCGCCCTGCTCCGCACCGACGGCGCCGTCGAATTCCTCGACCAGGCCACCGACCCCCCGCTCGGCGCCCGCCCCGACCACGTTCCCCGCCCGCAGGCCACCAGCACCTTCACCGAAGGCGACACCCTCGTCCTCTACACCGACGGCCTGATCGAACGCCGCCGCGAGGACATCGACGTCGGCCTCACTCGCCTCGCCGACTCCCTCACCCACCACCGCGGAGCCGAGCCCGAGCCGCTCGCCGACGCGCTTCTTCTCGACCTGCTCCCGGCCGTGGGCGCCACCGACGACACCGCTCTCGTCATCGTCCGGCTCTGA